A region of Culicoides brevitarsis isolate CSIRO-B50_1 chromosome 1, AGI_CSIRO_Cbre_v1, whole genome shotgun sequence DNA encodes the following proteins:
- the LOC134827644 gene encoding guanine nucleotide-binding protein G(s) subunit alpha: protein MGCFGSASSKQTAGSDGTDDTKSQKKRSDAITKQLQKDKQVYRATHRLLLLGAGESGKSTIVKQMRILHVNGFSESEKRQKIDDIKKNIRDAILTISGAMSTLTPPVQLEHPENQFRVDYIQDYASNPDFNYPPEFYEHTEILWKDRGVQQTFERSNEYQLIDCAKYFLDRVSVVKQPNYTPTEQDILRCRVLTSGIFETKFQVDKVNFHMFDVGGQRDERRKWIQCFNDVTAIIFVTACSSFNMVLREDPTQNRLRESLDLFKSIWNNRWLRTISVILFLNKQDLLAEKVKAGKSKLSDYFAEFNRYHTPADAIADSGDDPEVIRAKYFIRDEFLRISTASGEGKHYCYPHFTCAVDTENIKRVFNDCRDIIQRMHLRQYELL, encoded by the exons ATGGGTTGCTTTGGATCAGCGAGCTCAAAACAAACGGCAGGTTCCGACGGAACTGACGACACAAAAAGCCAAAAGAAACGCAGCGATGCCATCACGAAGCAGTTGCAGAAAGACAAGCAG GTTTACAGAGCTACACATAGACTACTACTGTTAGGCGCCGGTGAATCTGGGAAGTCGACAATCGTAAAACAGATGCGAATATTGCACGTTAATGGTTTCTCCGAATCTGAAAAGAGACAGAAAATCGATGACATCAAAAAGAACATCCGAGATGCGATTTTG ACAATTAGCGGTGCGATGAGTACGTTAACGCCCCCCGTACAACTCGAACATCCGGAAAATCAATTTAGGGTTGACTACATTCAAGATTATGCCTCga ATCCAGACTTCAATTATCCACCGGAATTTTACGAGCATACAGAAATCTTGTGGAAAGATCGCGGCGTGCAACAGACGTTTGAACGTTCGAACGAATATCAATTGATCGATTGTGCTAAATA CTTTCTCGATCGTGTCAGTGTTGTCAAACAACCAAATTACACACCAACTGAACAAGATATCTTGCGATGTCGTGTCTTGACATCGGGAATTTTCGAAACAAAGTTTCAAGTagataaagttaattttca tatgTTTGATGTCGGCGGTCAACGTGACGAACGTCGCAAATGGATACAGTGTTTTAACGATGTCACAGCAATCATCTTCGTAACGGCATGTTCTAGTTTTAATATGGTTTTGCGTGAAGATCCCACACAAAATAGACTTAGGGAGTCGCTCGATTTATTCAAAAGTATTTGGAATAATAG atggTTACGTACTATATCTGTTatactttttctaaataaacaaGATTTGCTAGCGGAAAAAGTTAAAGCAGGGAAAAGCAAATTATCAGATTATTTTGCGGAATTTAATAGATATCACACTCcgg cTGACGCAATCGCCGACTCTGGAGACGATCCAGAAGTAATTAGagccaaatattttattagagatgaatttttg CGTATTTCAACCGCCAGTGGCGAGGGCAAACATTACTGCTATCCACATTTCACCTGTGCTGTGGATACGGAAAACATCAAACGTGTTTTCAATGACTGTCGAGATATAATTCAAAGAATGCATCTTCGTCAATATGAACTTTTATAG
- the LOC134827643 gene encoding malonate--CoA ligase ACSF3, mitochondrial, translating to MFLRRSRAISNYLNVLSGRQNFYSTAACNSTKNSSSSSSVANETEFNETECVKRLKAKFDDEIRDNGIIPPFKRALLYGSKIAVKDPKGETSFSRLFLGAKKLGIKISNICGAGSGSRVCFLCPNDAQYVIAQWASWFSGQIAVPLSPRHPVELLEYYIQDCDASLLICSAELEHILQPIATKFNKPIIFIDRTDIPEMSEGVTSLLDPKAENIVNDLKIDGALDSKFYANSKAMILYTSGTTGRPKGVVMTHQNVSAQINSIGNAWHIDDKDTILHVLPLHHFHGVVNGLICPLNVGSKLIMLPQFDSSAVWSYLLNVNMPMRDRISVFMAVPTIYSLLIQEYDKIFSQNSQMTEYIKSHCKNKIRLMISGSAPLPETVFNKWLEITGHKLLERYGMTEIGMALSNPYIQDKQRERRPGTVGNPLPFVEVKITEAGNPKNTLIQRKGERGKGFWNKIDTPLFNEKPQNEPTEAISGDLYIRGPTVFAEYWNKPEETKKEFIDGWFKTGDTAGYENGYFKILGRSSVDIIKTGGFKLSALEIESKLLEHPKILDVAVVPLPDETWGSKVAALIVLRNPDDTLDMNEFKEWGSSKLPSYAFPTVIKITNNLPKNAMGKVNKRDLIKEAFSAPPAAETKT from the exons ATGTTTTTGCGGCGCAGTAGAGCAATCTCCAATTACCTGAATGTGCTTTCGGGGCGTCAGAATTTCTATTCGACCGCAGCGTGTAACAGCACAAAAAACTCAAGTAGCTCAAGTTCCGTCGCCAACGAGACAGAATTCAATGAAACGGAGTGTGTGAAGCGTCTGAAAGCCAAATTTGACGATGAAATTCGTGACAACGGGATAATTCCGCCTTTTAAGCGAGCTTTGTTGTATGGCTCGAAAATTGCTGTGAAAGATCCGAAAGGCGAAACTTCATTTTCTCGCTTATTTTTGGGCGCCAAGAAGTTGGGCATCAAAATTTCCAACATTTGTGGCGCCGGATCGGGATCGCGAGTGTGTTTCTTGTGCCCGAACGACGCGCAATATGTCATCGCTCAATGGGCAAGTTGGTTCAGTGGTCAAATAGCAGTTCCTTTATCGCCCCGTCATCCCGTCGAGCTGCTCGAATATTACATTCAGGATTGCGATGCCTCGTTACTGATCTGTTCCGCCGAGTTGGAGCACATTTTGCAGCCAATCGCGACGAAATTCAACAAACCCATAATTTTCATCGATCGCACAGACATTCCCGAGATGTCGGAAGGCGTCACGAGTTTACTTGACCCGAAAGCGGAAAATATCGTCAATGACTTGAAGATCGATGGGGCGCTGGATTCCAAATTTTACGCAAATTCCAAAGCGATGATTTTGTACACTTCCGGTACCACGGGACGTCCCAAGGGAGTTGTCATGACGCATCAAAATGTCAGTGCGCAAATTAATTCCATCGGAAATGCCTGGCACATCGACGATAAAGACACAATTTTGCATGTTTTGCCGTTGCATCACTTCCATGGCGTCGTAAATGGGCTAATTTGTCCGCTGAATGTCGGCAGTAAACTCATAATGTTGCCGCAATTTGATAGCAGTGCGGTTTGGAGTTACTTGTTGAACGTGAATATGCCGATGCGCGATAGAATTTCCGTTTTTATGGCAGTTCCGACGATTTATAGCTTGCTTATTCAGGAGTACGACAaaattttcagccaaaatTCGCAAATGACGGAATATATCAAGTCGCATTGCAAGAATAAGATTCGTTTGATGATTTCGGGATCGGCGCCGTTGCCGGAAACTGTGTTTAATAAGTGGTTGGAGATCACGGGGCATAAGTTGCTTGAAAG atatggCATGACAGAAATTGGCATGGCTTTAAGCAACCCATACATTCAAGACAAACAACGTGAACGCAGACCCGGAACTGTCGGAAATCCTCTTCCCTTCGTCGAAGTCAAAATCACTGAAGCAGGAAACCCCAAAAATACTTTGATTCAACGTAAAGGCGAACGAGGCAAGGgattttggaacaaaattgATACTCCATTGTTCAATGAAAAACCACAAAACGAACCTACAGAAGCAATTTCGGGAGATTTGTACATTCGCGGGCCGACAGTTTTTGCAGAATATTGGAATAAACCCGAAGAGACAAAGAAAGAATTTATCGATGGTTGGTTCAAGACGGGAGACACAGCGGGATATGAAAATggttattttaagattttgggCAGATCGAGTGTCGATATCATCAAAACGGGAGGATTTAAATTGTCAGCATTGGAAATTGAGTCAAAGCTCTTGGAGCATCCAAAGATTTTAGATGTTGCAGTTGTGCCatt accCGATGAAACCTGGGGCAGTAAAGTCGCAGCATTGATTGTCCTGCGAAATCCCGACGACACTTTAGACATGAATGAATTCAAGGAATGGGGAAGTAGCAAATTGCCAAGCTATGCATTTCCCACAGTGATCaaaatcacaaataatttACCCAAAAATGCCATGGGTAAAGTCAACAAGCGAGATCTAATCAAAGAAGCCTTCTCAGCGCCTCCCGCAGCCGAAACAAAAACCTAA